One genomic window of Gossypium hirsutum isolate 1008001.06 chromosome D11, Gossypium_hirsutum_v2.1, whole genome shotgun sequence includes the following:
- the LOC107911606 gene encoding protein transport protein Sec61 subunit beta, whose product MATGTAPSRGSAAAAASLRRRRTTSGGGASGGAAGTMLQFYTDDAPGLKISPNVVLVMSIGFIAFVAVLHIMGKFVRRD is encoded by the coding sequence ATGGCAACGGGAACAGCTCCATCAAGAGGAAGTGCTGCAGCAGCAGCAAGCCTGCGCAGGAGGAGAACAACAAGTGGTGGGGGTGCCTCGGGAGGGGCTGCTGGTACTATGCTTCAGTTCTACACCGATGATGCTCCAGGACTCAAGATCTCTCCAAATGTGGTGCTTGTAATGAGCATTGGTTTCATTGCTTTTGTTGCAGTTCTCCATATCATGGGCAAGTTTGTTCGTAGGGACTAG